Genomic segment of Nodosilinea sp. FACHB-141:
GTGGAAGGTTTTGGAGAGGCGCAGCGGCTCTGGCTCACCCGTTCGGCTGGGCAGCAGGTGCCGTCCGGTAAATAGTAGGCCGCCATAGGCGCGGTAGTAGAGGCAGGCCGACCCCGGCGAGTGACCCGGCGTCCAAAAGGCTTCCATCTCGGAACTAAATGTAAAGCTGTGGTAAAACGTGGTGGTAGGGGTGTCTGGCAATAGGTAGGCCTCCTGCTCTTGCATCACCACCTCACAGCCCAGGGCTTTTTGAATAGCTGCGGCCCGACCCATGCCGCCCCGATGGGTAATGAACAGCCGTTGCACCCCACCCTGGGCCGCCAGCCAGGCGCGGTTGTCCTCATCCCAGGCCGGAGCATCAATGAGTAGATTGGCAGGCAGGCCCTCGGCAGTGTTGTTTACAATGAAGTAAGCCGTAGCTCCCTGGGTATCGCGGTTGGGAGCAAAGGCATAGACGGTGTCAAACACCGGGCGCGGAGCCTTGGGGCTGGGGGATGAAACCGGCGCTGAAGCTGCTGTCATGGAGACGGGTAAGGGGTGAGAAAAACCGTTGAAACGCCTATACTAGCTGAATCGCGCCCCCGTCGCCCGCGCTAATTTCGTTGGATCAGCCGCCTTAAAACGGTGATTCTGGCTTCGATCGTTGCACTCCACTGGCTACTCGATGGTGTTTTTCTGGCTTATAGTTCTTGGTCTGCTGACCTATGTGCTGCTTCAGCGCAGCGTTAGCCGCATCACCCGTACCCCCGTGTGGCTGCTGTGGGTGGTGATGATGCTGCCAGCGTTTATTCTCACCGCCTGGGTAATGGTCAACGGCAGCGAAAAACCCGCCCCCACCGGGCTGCTGCTGGGTCTGTTTATTGCCTGCCCGATTCTCTACTGGGCGCTGATTCAGAAAGGGCGCATTGACCCACCCAAAGCGGCTAACGCCGAGGGCGCGATCGCAGACGCCAAGTTACTGACACCACCGCCTAAGCCCGTCCCGCGCCCCATCGACAAAGACGAAGAGGCGATGCTGCAGGGCTGCTTCCCCTGGTCGGTGTACTATCTGCAAAACATTGAGTATCGCCCTCAAGCCATGATCTGCCGGGGCCAGCTGCGCTCTACGCCCACTGTGGCCTACGACACCGTGCGCGAGAATATTCGCCGCCACTTCGGCGATCGCTTCTTAGTCCTCTTTCAGGAAGGTCTTCAAGGCAAGCCGGTGTTTGCCCTGGTGCCCAACCCTCAGGTGGAGAAGGGCGATCGCAGCAACCAAACCCTAACCCGCCCAGGGCTGGCCCTGGGCCTCCTGCTGGTCACCTTGTTTACTACTACCGCCGTAGGCACCTACCTGGCGGGTGTTACTGAAGAACAGCTCCAAGCCACGCCCGCGCTCATTCTGCAGGGCTTGCCCTATGCTTTGGGGCTGTTGGTCATTCTTGGCTGCCACGAGATGGGTCACTACCTGGCCGCTCGCCGCTACAAAATGCGGGTCACGCTGCCCTACTTCATTCCGGTGCCGTTTTTCTTGGGCACCCTGGGGGCGTTCATTCAAATGAAGTCGCCGGTTCCTAACCGCCGTGCCCTGTTTGACGTGGGTATTGCCGGGCCTTTGTCGGGGCTGGTGGTCGCGGTGCCGCTGCTGCTGTGGGGGCTCAGCCAATCCACCATCGTGCCCATTCCCGAAAGTGGCGCTAGCCTGCTGAACTTTGAGGCCTTAGACCCCAAGGCGTCCCTGATGCTGACCCTGCTTTCTAAGCTGGTGCTGGGGTCAGCGGTGGCAGCCGATGAGGCGATTCACCTGCACCCGATCGCGATCGCTGGTTGCTTAGGTCTGGTGGTCACCGCCCTCAACCTCATGCCCGTGGGCCAGCTCGACGGTGGCCACATCGTCCACGCTATGTACGGCCAACGGATTGGCAGCATTGTGGGCCAGGTGGCTCGACTGCTGGTGTTTGGCCTCGCCCTGGTGCACCCTGAACTGATGATTTGGGCAATTCTGCTGTTCTTTATTCCGGCGGCAGATCAGCCCGCCCTCAACGATGTCAGCGAGCTAGACGACCGCCGCGACATGCTGGGACTGGTAGCCTTGACACTGCTGGTTATGATTGTGCTGCCAGCACCGGGCATTCTTACCCGGCTGCTGTATTAGCCCCAGGGCTGCCTGTTGTTCTGGTAACCGCCATGTCCCAAGACCTGACCCAGTGGATTACGGAGGTTCGCACCCTCCAGCGGCAGCTAGCCGACACCCAAAAAGAGCGCGACCAAGCCTATAACAGCGCCGCCAACTGGCGTCGTCTCTACGAAACCGAAGCTCGTCAGCGGCGCGAAGAGGCCGCAGAGTTTCAGAACCAGATCGACGCCCTTCAGCAGCGCCTCGACGCCGACCCCAGCACCGTGCTGGAGAAAGATTCAGATCTGTCTACCGTTAACTCGCTTCAGGAGCTGCAGCAGCGGCTTGATGGACTGGTGCAACAGTGCCAAGACCTCACCCAAAAACTGCAGGCTGAGCAAGCAGCCCACGCCCAAACTCGCCAAACCCTGACCGCTGCCCTGGGCGACACCTTCGATGCGCTGAAGTAGGGACGTTCCTACTGCGCCCCTACTCCCAGAAGTCGTGAGGGTTTGCCCCTAGCCGCCTGCCACAAAGATGTACCGCAGCAAGAAAATAGCAGCCAAAATCCACATACCGATGGTGGTCTGCGAGGTTTTGCCCTGGAAGGCTTTGATAATAGGATAGGCAATCAGCCCCATAGCTAGACCTTCAGCAATAGAGAAAGCCAAGGGCATCATAATGATGGTCAAAAAGGCCGCGATCGCATCGGCGGGTTCATCCCAATCGATGTTCTTAGCTGCAGATATCATCAGCACCCCCACAATAATCAGCGCCGGAGCGGTGGCAAAGGCCGGAATGCCCTGTAACAGAGGAATAAACAGCAACGACGCCAAAAACAGCACCGCGACCACCAGGGCCGTAAAGCCGCTACGGCCCCCCTCGGCAATGCCCGAGGCTGACTCAATGTATGTTGTCACCGTTGAGGTGCCCAGCACGGCCCCAGCAGTAGTGCCAACGGCGTCGGCCATAAACGCCTTTTCCACCCCAGGGAAATGGCCCTCGCTGTTGATGTAGCCAGCCTTAGAGCCCAACCCAGTCAGGGTGCCAATGGTGTCAAACAAATCCACAAACAGAAACACAAAGACAATGCTGACCATCTGCCAGAAGTTGATGCGGAACAGTTCCCCCAGCCCGACAAAGGCCTGACCAAACAGATCGATCGGGGCCGGAGGCACTGCCATCAACCCCGTCGGCCAAGGCGACACCCCCAAAACCCAAGCCAACACCGAAGTTCCCAAAATCCCCCACAGCAGCGCCCCCGTCACCCGCCGAGCGAATAGCGCTGCGGTGATGGCTAGACCGAGCAGGGCCATGGCCGTTTGGGGCGATCGCAGGTTGCCCAAAGCTGTCAGCGTGGCTTCCGATGGCACAATAATGCCCGCGCCTTTCAGAGCAATGTAGGCAATAAACAGACCGATTCCCGCCGTGGTGGCGTGCTTCACCGCATCGGGAATGGCCTCCACAATGTGGCTACGCAAGTTAGAAACGGTCATGAGGATGAAAATGACTCCCTCAATTAGTACCGCTGCCAGGGCCACCCGCCAGTCGATTCCCAGACCCAGCACCACCGTAAAGGCAAAGTAGGCGTTGATGCCCATCCCAGGAGCTAGGGCAAACGGCAGCTTGGCGTAAAGCGCCATGACCAAGGTGGCCAGCGCCGACGACAGGCCCGTGGCCATCACCAGTTCCCCAAACAAATCTCCCGACTCGTTGAGAAAGATCGCGTTCGACAAAATAGCTGGGTTCACAATCAAGATGTAGGCCATCGTGACGAAGGTGGTCAGCCCCGCCAGCGATTCAGTGCGAAAGTTGGTGCGATGGCCCGCAAAATCAAAAAACTCAGCAATTCTGTTTCCCGGCCCCGAATTTGGTGGCGCCTGGGGCAGTTGTTCAGTAGGCTGGCTCACGGTAGACCTCCTGATAGGTGGATAGGCAGTTGGCCATATAGACCCACAAGGCCCATAGACTCAGCCTTAGTCCACGACATCTAACCCCTGTGGATCTGCTATCAGAGCTACAATCTCTGCTTTTTTCATGCAGTTATCTTCCCTAGCTCAATTCCTAAAGTTAGACGCTGGAAGCTTTGATCGAGCCATGATCACTTTCGCCAGGGCCAGCGAGTGCCCATTTCTGTAGCCGCTGACCAACCTAGATACAGCACCAGTAGGGCAACGCCTAAAAGAAAAGGGCCAAGATTATCGGGCATAGCTAGGGTCTCTAGGGTAAACGAAGCTGCCCTTTAAACCCTAGACTATGGCGATCGCACTCACTGCCAGTTCAGTGCTCACCGATCGCAGAGAATGCCACACCGCTCTAAACACCTTAGGCACACAGAGGCGATCGTCCCACTTGTAGAAGTAGAAGCCTCAACCCTTCATCAGCACTGCTAGCCCGTGGGGGGCTTATTTTGGGCACCCTAGGCCGGTTACCTTTGGATTAGAAGCATGGACGCCTTCGACCTTTGGGCTATGGCCCCTAATTACTACGGTGAGTGGGACAGTATTGCAGTAGCTATGGTGCTTTCCCTGGGGCTAGGTTGGGTACTCGCTGGCTTCCCAGGCGTCCCCCGCACCTGGCTCAACGACGACTGGCGGCAGTAAATCACAACAGCCTTCAGTACTGTCTTAGGGATTCGCAGGTGATTAAGGCTACGACAGAGCCCTTTCTAAATTCTTAACCCAGCTGCAACTACGGTTGGCTTTCTCAGAAGCCCAGCGAGTGAGGGCATGTGAGACTGCGAGCGAGTCGGAACGGTAGCTAAGGCATCTCCATTCAATTATTTTCCCCAGCGCCTCCTTACTTGCTGGTGTTGGGAAAAATAATCACTGTTCTAACTCCAGGCTAACCACTGGAGCGATCGCTGCTCCAGATGACTCGTTTGCCCGGTATGGAGAGGAATGGCAACCAGCTACTACAACAATGAGCTAATTCTAGGCTCGGTGCAACGTCAGGTTTTTCGTTTGCGTTCTGCTCTAGCTGCTTTGAGTTCTCTGCTCTTTAATTCGGCTGCTTGAAACGTCAGGTTTTTTGTTTGCGTTCTGCTCTAGCTGCCTTGAGTTCTCTGCTCTTCAATTCGGCTGCTTGATAAGCATGCACGTAGTCTTTTCCTCCTAGCATCACGTCACCGTAATACTCGTAGGGCGGAGCACCGTAAATCGGCAGCGGAGGATCGTCTGGGTAATCTTCTCGGGCCTCTTCAACAGAGGCTTTCAATGCCTTGACGCTAAAGCTTTGGGCGGGAAAGTAGTAGATTTCTTGCCGAGCCCTATTTATATGCGGTAGCGTTGGGTCGATAATATCTTCACCCAATTCAATCCAGGCGTGTTCGATAGGCTCATACTGCCCGTTATTCAAAACCACAAACCCTTGGACGTAGGTTGCTCCAGTCAGTGTCAGCACAGCTCGATGGGTGTTTTCAAAGGGAGCGCCTGCTTTGCTTTTAATTTGTTCAAAAATTTCGAGGGAAAGGGGTTCATTCAGAGTTGGGGGCATTGGGCATGATTTTAGAGTCGCTACTGCAGATCGTAAGCATCTGCGCTGCGTATGTCTATTGCCGCTAGGCCGATGTTCAGGTCGTTTAGTGAGTGCTAGCGCCAAAAGGTTCAGCCGTAGCGGGTTGGGGTGCGATCGCACTTGGGATACTAGGTAAGCCTGCTCAAGCAATGCAGCCTTAGGTTTGTCGCTGGCTCGGTGTAGATAGAACCTCTATGGGCGACCAACACAGGGGACGCTATTTTACGCCTCTGACCCGGCGCAAGGGGTCCCCAAACTGCGTTAGACCGTTCTAGTGGTGCTTCGTCTTGGGATATGGTGAGGTTGTACCTCGACAAACTCTTATGGCTTCAATCCTTGCGGGTCTTTTGGCGATCGCGTTGTGGGCTTGCCCAACTTGGTCAGCTTTTGCGATCGCAGCGCCTACCCCTCATTCCCTCGGTGCCATTCCTGGCTTATCAGAAGCATTTGTGGGAGAGACGCCCGAACTAGGGATTCAAGGTGGCAAGCTGTTTCCTTGTCCGTCAACGCCAAACTGTGTCGTTAGCCAAGGTGCTGACAAAGACCACGCGATTGCGCCAATTGCCTACACAACCAGCCGGGAAAAAGCTCGTGAGCTACTAACTAAAGTGCTGGGTGTTGTGCCGCGTACTGAGATTGTGACCCAGCAGGAAAACTACATCCGAGCTAAGTCCACCAGCCGAATTATGGGGTTTGTAGACGATACTGAATTCTACTTGCCCGAGGATGAGCCAGTTATCCACGTTCGAGCAGCAGCCCGCTTAGGAGAATCTGATCTAGGCGTGAATAGACGGCGGTTAGAGCAGATTCGCTTTGCCTTGCAGGACTTAGGTATTTAGTTGGTCGTAGCCAGCGTTGGCAAAGCCGCCTGAAAGAGCATCGCATTTTAGTCTCTCTCGAGAATTCCTTATAGTTTTCTCAATAAAGCGTTTGAATGTTTTGTTTTTGAAGTTGGCTAAAACGTTATAGCCACTATAATAAACTTCAATTTTTGTGAATCCACTAGGAACTGTAGTGGCTAGTGAGATACCGCTAGATTTAGCCACGATGCCGTTTGGCTTTACACAAGCGTGGCCTAATGCCCGATAAGGTTTGAATTAACAGTAGCCTCAGTAGAATGACGTGATCTGTGCCTCAGGAGAACCTAATTCCTTCAATGCGGTGAACAAGCTGCTTTCTGCGGTGCTGGAAATAAACTCAGCATCGTGATTTTATCTACCATCAAGCCAGTGGAATAGCCATGTTACGCAAGTATGTCATTGATAGCCCTAAGCCTGGCAACAGCTAAAAGGCAGGTTGTACGATATTAGCAAGGCAGTGACGACTCAGCACTGAATGACTGTATACAGTGATTTCAAGGAGTAGTCGGCATGATTAAAACGCAAGGTCTAGCATCAGTCTTGGTTTTAGCTTCTATAGTGGCCGGTGGGTTAGGATGGCGCTGGCGACAGCAAGCGCAGCGGCTTCAGTCATTGAGAGCGCTGCCCACACCACCAGGTCATTGGCCCAGTGGCAATGCCTTAGAATTAATTGCTTTGGCTAAAAACGGTAGGTTTTCACAGAAATTTCTGGAATGGACCCAGCAATATGGCCCGTTGTTCGTAGTTTGGCTCTTTAATAATCCAATTTTGATAGTATCAAAACCCAAACTGATCGAGCAAATTCTTGTCCAGGGTCAGAGTGACGGCATCTTTGCCAGGAGTCCTAATTTTTACGGAGCCTACCAAGATGTCTTTGGAGTTCACATCGGCAATCAAAAGGGTCAAGAATGGAAGTGGCGACGGCAGGCAGCTGCCCCGTCATTCAAACCCAATCAATTTTCGCAAAAGCTAGACG
This window contains:
- a CDS encoding site-2 protease family protein; this encodes MVFFWLIVLGLLTYVLLQRSVSRITRTPVWLLWVVMMLPAFILTAWVMVNGSEKPAPTGLLLGLFIACPILYWALIQKGRIDPPKAANAEGAIADAKLLTPPPKPVPRPIDKDEEAMLQGCFPWSVYYLQNIEYRPQAMICRGQLRSTPTVAYDTVRENIRRHFGDRFLVLFQEGLQGKPVFALVPNPQVEKGDRSNQTLTRPGLALGLLLVTLFTTTAVGTYLAGVTEEQLQATPALILQGLPYALGLLVILGCHEMGHYLAARRYKMRVTLPYFIPVPFFLGTLGAFIQMKSPVPNRRALFDVGIAGPLSGLVVAVPLLLWGLSQSTIVPIPESGASLLNFEALDPKASLMLTLLSKLVLGSAVAADEAIHLHPIAIAGCLGLVVTALNLMPVGQLDGGHIVHAMYGQRIGSIVGQVARLLVFGLALVHPELMIWAILLFFIPAADQPALNDVSELDDRRDMLGLVALTLLVMIVLPAPGILTRLLY
- a CDS encoding DUF1499 domain-containing protein produces the protein MASILAGLLAIALWACPTWSAFAIAAPTPHSLGAIPGLSEAFVGETPELGIQGGKLFPCPSTPNCVVSQGADKDHAIAPIAYTTSREKARELLTKVLGVVPRTEIVTQQENYIRAKSTSRIMGFVDDTEFYLPEDEPVIHVRAAARLGESDLGVNRRRLEQIRFALQDLGI
- a CDS encoding NCS2 family permease; the encoded protein is MSQPTEQLPQAPPNSGPGNRIAEFFDFAGHRTNFRTESLAGLTTFVTMAYILIVNPAILSNAIFLNESGDLFGELVMATGLSSALATLVMALYAKLPFALAPGMGINAYFAFTVVLGLGIDWRVALAAVLIEGVIFILMTVSNLRSHIVEAIPDAVKHATTAGIGLFIAYIALKGAGIIVPSEATLTALGNLRSPQTAMALLGLAITAALFARRVTGALLWGILGTSVLAWVLGVSPWPTGLMAVPPAPIDLFGQAFVGLGELFRINFWQMVSIVFVFLFVDLFDTIGTLTGLGSKAGYINSEGHFPGVEKAFMADAVGTTAGAVLGTSTVTTYIESASGIAEGGRSGFTALVVAVLFLASLLFIPLLQGIPAFATAPALIIVGVLMISAAKNIDWDEPADAIAAFLTIIMMPLAFSIAEGLAMGLIAYPIIKAFQGKTSQTTIGMWILAAIFLLRYIFVAGG
- a CDS encoding MBL fold metallo-hydrolase produces the protein MTAASAPVSSPSPKAPRPVFDTVYAFAPNRDTQGATAYFIVNNTAEGLPANLLIDAPAWDEDNRAWLAAQGGVQRLFITHRGGMGRAAAIQKALGCEVVMQEQEAYLLPDTPTTTFYHSFTFSSEMEAFWTPGHSPGSACLYYRAYGGLLFTGRHLLPSRTGEPEPLRLSKTFHWPRQLQQVEALKTRFSSDTLAHICPGASTGFLRGQRTIDRAYERLQQINIDTYQGVQPLL